The Chitinimonas arctica region CCCTGAAACGTGTCCGCCACGTAGCAACACCTCCCGCGCCAGCAAAGCAGGAACCAAGCCCTGCGCGAAATGCCCGAGCTTGTCGTAAGGGTTACGGGACAACGACAACCAGTCCTGTACCCAGAAACCCACTGGCACGCGGGCATAGGTATAGATGCCGCCCACAATCAGGATGAGGGCATGGACAAAGACCAGCGTGTACAAAAGCGGCGTCAAAGGGAAGCGCCTATAGGTGCCAGCCAGTATTGGCAGTGCGATGATCACCGGTGCCACCTCCATAAACCAGGTGGACCGCTCGAATGGCTGGATTCCAGACGTTACAAGAAACACCAGTAGCAGCAAGCCAGCGCCAAGCAAGGTGCGGTCAGAGGTCATGGTCAGGAAGCAGTGTGAGGAAGCGTCCAGCTTAAGTCATGTCGCTCGCTTTGGCTTGGCCGGTGTGACCCGCCGTAGCCTGACATGGCGCTGCATCGCCCTTTCCAGTACGTGTTCAATGGTGTCTCTGCCGGCAACGTAGTCTCGTAAACCTTGCTCGACAAGCGGGCTAGGCTTGTGCCCTAGGCGGCTTCTGGAGTGCTTCTCTTCATTGGAGCCTCATGACGAGGTTTGTGATTGGTTTCAATCCAACAGCAATTCAGTGCGACGGTTTTCTTATAGAACGCTGCAAGACCGTGCTGTGCAAATAGCCAACTTTGGCCGAGCATTGCCTGGCCACTAATTCATCGAAATAAATAGACGTATTTTTGTAATTCCACTACAATCGAGAAGGCTCGATATATTGTCAATCAGCAGATTGGCCGGCTTGTTAAAAGTCAAAGAAGTCAACAGGTGCATACGCGTTGATACTCTCACACTATTAACTCACCAGAGTTGATTCTGTCTTGCCGGTCGTCATTTCAAGTAATCTACCAGTTATTCGGATAACTCAATGAAATTTAGCAAGTCAGTTGGCAGCATATTGCTCGCCCCGGTTTTTCTGGTCGCATGCGGTGGCGGCGGGGCGAATGAAAATGGCCAAGGTGCCGCACCCAGCACCCCGCTTGGATGGAATACAAATGATGCGGGTAATTATTTCCCAATCATTCAGGATTCTGCTTGGATATATTGGGAGACGAATAATAGCAATTCGCCGACTAAAAAAACACATCATGTCGAAACGAAAGTTGCTGGTCTCCAGGTGTCGGGTGCTTTGAGCGAAGTCAAAATCCGGGAGCGTGTCAGCGTAGATTCCGTGGCAACTGAATACACGCTGCAAAAATCCGGCAATGGTATAATCGCGCCGGTACAAGTGGCATCGTGGGCAAACCAGCATGATATGGTGTTGGATATCAATTTCTCCGCAAAACAGGGGGATGCTTGGCAAACCTTCAAAAAGACCGGTTTGGTATTTCACTATGACATTGACGGGGATGGAAAGAGGGAGCTTGCGGATATTGAGCAGTCTGCAAGCTTTGATGGATACGAAAATATTGTCACGGAAGCAGGAAGCTTCGAGCATGCCGTTAAAATCACAACGCATACAAAATACACTACGCACCTAAGTAAAAGCGGTACAGCCTTTTCATCCATATCGACCAGAGTTCGCTGGTTCGCCGGCGGCATCGGCCTTGTTAAGCAGGTCAATACGGACGATGTCGGGTTGCCGTCGGAAGACGTAAGCACGCGCGAGCTGAAGGCATACGATATCAATGGGAAAAATGCGGGGTTCAAATTCCCCCAAATCTTGCTGGACGATATAGGAACCAATAATTCCGATTATGAGCAGGTACTTGCTCAGCCAGCCATTGCATCCAACGGGCATGAATATATGCTGGCTGCAACACGTGAAGCCGATGCCTATCCGTATAAGCAGTCGATTTCCGTGGCTCGGCTGGGAGGTGATTTTTCATCTCTTGGCCAGACAACCATTGAGTGTTCATGGGGTTGCGGCCAAGCTGCGCTGATTTTTGGCGCCGGGAAATATGTGGTCGCTTATAATTCGTCTTATAACGTTCTATTTCAGAGATTCCAGTCCGACGGGCAAGTAATAGAAAGCGCTGGCGTGCCTCTGGCGGATCGAGGCAGTGCGTATACTATTCGCCGCCGAAACCCGGTAATGGCATTCGATGGCAATAATTATCTTATTGTCTACAAATTGGAAAGCGATGTTCCCGGTGCGGATGAGAGATCGACCGGAATTTATGGGACGATTATTTCGCCCGATGGAAAGATCGTAAAGAGCGACATTCTTATCCGTCCTACCAATTCTATGGTGCAAAGCTATTCCGTTGCTTACGGTGCAGGAGCCTATCTCGTTACATTCGCCAGCGGAGAGCGCTCGCCTGGCCGTTGCGACATGGGGTGCGAAGACGTGCTAGGCGTTCGTATAAGCATGGACGGCAATGTCTTGGATAGCAATCCCATCGCCATATCCACCGCGCCAGACATGCAGATCAATCCGAAAGTCGTGTTTGATGGTTCGAATTTCGTTGTTGCATGGCAAGATAGAAGAAACTATCAGTCGCTGCCGACGAATTTTTTGCCATTGATCATGGATATTTACGCTACGCGGGTTTCCCCGCAAGGGACATTGATGGATGGAGATGCAACGACGGGTGCGATTGCCATTGAATCGAATCAAGCGCCGAAGCAGCCGCCTGCACTGATTAGTGTCAAGCAGGGCGTGGTACTCGCGTGGCCCGCTGGGCCGTACTCGAATGAAATAAATGGCGCTGGCATTTATGTTAAACCTGTCGGTATCGATGGTCAGCTCAAGGCTGGTCAAAGGTATTTCGTAAGCAGCGAACCGCGAGATAACGATTCCAGACTGGGAATGTTTTATAGCGGAGCCGCCTTGGCGGTAATCAAGGATGACCTGGTGGCCGCATGGGTTGACAACTCGGTATCCCGTTTGGATCAACGACATAAGCGCATCATCGGCGCCAGGGCTAACATGGCATCGTTGTCATTTTCCAAGTAGACAGATAGATGTCGTTGGCTGAGACAGCCCTGAATTGCCGATTCGGCACACTGCTTTAACCTATGGGTTCCAGGCAGTGTGCCGAAATGGCATTGGCGGAGTACGGCACGATGCCGGCCGCGACGGCAGCAGCAGCGCCACCGCTATGCACTTGGTCGATATGTTCGGCATTACCGATCTGACTACATTTATGGAGACGGGCTCGATTCCGAGGAGCTTTCCGGCCAGCGACGGATAGAATGGCGACAGTGGTTCGCATGGTCTTTAAGTGATATCTAACGTTGGAATTATTTGGCAATTGAAGTTGCCGGGGTGGATGGTAACTAAAGTGCTCTCCGAGGTGAAGACCGTCGGGATAACCGGTAGTTACTCAGGACGTGCCAGGAATTTTGTGAGCCGTGCCGGGGGGCGATTCTTGTATCAGCGATACAAGAATTTTGTTCATCGATTCTTTGCAAACTCTGCGCTATCCACTATCCGCGTTCTACTCGTCCGGTTGGATGAGAGCGGTAATGCGTTCCAATACCCGGGCTAACGGTGCTTCGTCGCCATTAAAGCTTTCGATCATCACCCGAACCATTTCTACTGGCGCAAGCTCATTGAAATTCACGAAATACCCGGCTTCCTCAGCTAGTTGTGCACAGAAAGCTCGTTGGGCGCGACCGTTGCCCTCGCGGAAGGGGTGTGTTGCATTAATCTCGGCCATGTAATGGGCAAGGCGAGCAAAAAACGGCTGTGGCGCCAGTG contains the following coding sequences:
- a CDS encoding DUF2238 domain-containing protein, coding for MTSDRTLLGAGLLLLVFLVTSGIQPFERSTWFMEVAPVIIALPILAGTYRRFPLTPLLYTLVFVHALILIVGGIYTYARVPVGFWVQDWLSLSRNPYDKLGHFAQGLVPALLAREVLLRGGHVSGRKMAGFLAICVAMAVSAWYELVEWAAALMMGQGAEEFLGTQGDIWDTQSDMFCAWLGSLVSCVLLAGWHDRQMKRMPSRGLSQRG